The sequence TCAAAGGTAAACGAGCGCGAGCGATCACCGCCTGTATAATTAATCATTCAGCACAATTAAGAAAGGTGAGTACGGTAGCCTATTTTACACAAAACCAGCAAATTGCCGTTCCGGTTTGCTATAAAAGGAGAAACAAATAATGAAAACTACAAAACTAATGTTAATGTTAATTGCAGCTTGTGGGTTAATAATTGCCACATCCTGCGACAAAAAGAAAATTGAGGATTTAGAAAAAGAGCGAGATCAGGCCAATTCAGACAAGGATGCTATATCTCAAACCCTAAATGGCGCTCATGGTAAATTTGTACTGGATCATGGCATATCTGGCAGGGACAGTGCCGTGTTTACAGAAGCTGATTTTTGGGTATGGTTTAATGAGAGTGGTACTCCGGCTAATACATCTACAGGATTTGACCTTGGTCCTGTAGCGGGGTCAATTTCATCCCGTTCGCCTGAAGAAGCCACATTTACGGTCATGAAAATGCCCAAGGGAACTCACTATATCTATGGCCATTCTCATGTTATGCTTGATACAACCGGAACAGCGGTGGAAGTAGAAGTTGTTGGAGGGAAAAACTTTGAAATACTCAATGATCACGAGTGTCCAAGTTTACATGTTCACGGTTATATAAAGTAAAACTTTGTTGATTTTTTTCATTTTTTTTTAGTAGGGTATGGGTATAACCATACCCTACACTTTTTTATCTCGCGGCTTTTTTAAATGAAATAAAAATCTGTGTTTAAAATTCCCATATCTGTTATAACAGTTATTTTATTGATCGGCCTGCATTTTAAGGCAAATGCTCAGGATGAAGGTGAACAGTTTTTTAATACGATCTGTATTGCCTGCCATACCATTGGAGACGGCAAATTGTTGGGACCAGATCTGGAAAATGTACACAAAAGACACAGCGAGGAATGGATGATAAAATTCATTAGATCATCACAAATGATGATAAAAGAGGGTGATGAAAAAGCAGTGAAGTTGTTTAATGAAAACAATATGATTGTCATGCCTGACAATGCATTCACCGATGAACAGATAAAATCTATTATTGCCTATATCAAATCAAAAAGCGGTGTTGAGGAAACCGCCAAAGGTGAAGAAACCAAAACAACTACAATAATAGACCAGCAAAAACAAGCGCCATCTTCAGTTACTGCTTCAAAAACACAGATTCAAACCACTGATTCCAAACCAGTAACCATTTCTTATGAGACAGGGGAACAGCTTTTTGATCAAAATTGTACCGCTTGCCATGCTATTGGAAAAGGTACATTAGTAGGGCCGGATTTAAAAGGTATTAATAGTAAACATCAAGAGGAATGGCTGTTAAAATTTATTAAATCATCCCAAACAATGATTCAAAGTGGTGACGGTGAAGCAATGGCTGTTTATAAACAGTTTAATGAAATTGTAATGCCCGACCAGACATTAACCAATGATGAAATTAGAGCAATTTTAATATATATTAGCAATTATAAGGAAACCGCTTCTATAGAAACAACTGAAATAAAAACTAAAGGTTTGGCAGATCCATCGCTTGATGAAAAAAAACAAGGAGGAAGTGATCTTAAGGCCTTCCTGGCGAATCCTGTTATTGTAATTGTTTTAATAAGTATTCTATTAGTGATAATTGCAAGACTTTCTTATACCTTAATTTTATTACTTAGAATGTTAAAAAGATAATTAATCTAACAAACTAATATCCGGATTTTCTTCTCCAATTCTTCTAATTCAGATGCTATCTTATTTTTAATATCCTGGGATTCTTTTACTACCCCGGAAAAAAGTTTCCTGTAATATTCAATTCCTTCAAGCAAATTATCTTTAAATAAGCTGAAATGTTTGACTTGTTTGTCTGTAAGCGGTTTTATGGCTTCTTTGATCTCATTTTTTAAGTAATCAACATATATTTTCAATTCTTTTATAAACATATTCGGACGGTAATTATCGTTTAAAATTTTTATCCGGCCATAAATATGATCTGTCATTTCTTTTAGTGAAACTACTTTGGAGAAATACGCCATATTTGGCCCGGGACATATGGAGACCCCTTTTCTTTCCACCTTTGTATCCAGTTTATTTACAAGTAACGCAGAAGTGCCTAAGCCAACACATATACATGATTTCTCAATAATTTTATTGAATGATTTCTTAAATTCGTCCTTATTCAGGTTTTTAGATTCAAGCTCTTTGATCTTTAAATTTTGATATTGCCGGGAAGCAGTGCAAATGGAGTGTGTAGTAAATTCTTTATTTGAAACAATAAATTTTTTAGGGCAGGAGCTTCCGGGTTTTTTTTTGTCAATTAATTCTTGCTTTTCAATGTCCTTCGTGTTTCCTTTTATACTATTAAAAGGGACGCCAAGTGGAGAAATATTGCTTAAATAGAGGTCTTCTTCTTTGGCATTACACAGTAGGTTGAGTGTGGTTGAGTCTACGTTGGTAACTTCAGGTACCAAAAGAAAAGGAGTTCCCCATCCGGTTGAATCAACCTTGAAATGCTGCAAAAGAAAATTATGCTCCGAAGCGTTGCCAATCCCTCCCTGGGCAGTGATCTTAACGCTTAAAGGCGTTTCAGGATATGGCTTGTTCTTATTCTTCAGGGCTGAAACGAGCAATTCATTAGTTGTGTGTATAAGCTCCTCTCTCTTATTTTTGAATTCTTCCAAAACAGGCCCAAGCAGATAACCATTAGTAGCAAAAGTGTGCCCGCCACAATTTAAGCCGGATTCTATGCGATATTCCGAAACCCACAAGCCTTTTTTTGCTAAAAACTTACCCTGTATTATTGCTGACCGGTAATCACTTACTTTTATTATGATCTTTTTCTTTAAAACTCCATCATTATCCGGGAAAAAATCCTCAAAATTTTCTATATAACTGTATAATCCAGGGTTCATGCCGGCAGAAAAAATAATCGATGAATTCAGATCGCTTAAGGCGTATCCTCTCAAAGCAGCATAGGCATCATTATATTCAGCAGAAAGCTCTTCATTCTTATTCTTATAATTGACCTTATCAAGTTTGGCCATAATGTTTACATCAACAGAACCAACCGATAAATTCGCTCTTATGCTGTCTTGCACCCTCTTTATTGCATCACTGTTTTTGGTTTGCAACATTTTATTATACACATGTTTTAGAGGTGAAGTATCAGGCAGCATTTCCAAGTATTTGATTATTTCACTGCCCTTTTCAAACAGGGAATTTTTTAGTCTTTCAAAATTTTCTTTTACAATCCCATCAACAAGGTTTAAATATGCAGTAATTCTTTTTACTCTGAAATCATTCTCATTTTTACTGATTGCTGTAAAGTTCCTGTTGATTTTTTTGCAATAATATTCTCTCATTTTTTCCATAAGAATATCATCCACAAGAGAAATTACAGATGAAATTCCGAAATGAGCAATTTTGATTGCAGAATCAAGCGAAAAGCCGATTCCCATAACAGGGATGTGAAAACTATGAACTAATGGCTGTGGCATATATAATTTGGTGATTTAGTGATTTGATAATGGATTCAAAGTTCGATGACTTAACTTAACATTTTCAAATTTTCTTAATTGTTTGCAAAATGATACAAGAAGCTTAAAGGATTTATGATATTTATCATATTTTCTTTTTAAATAATATTGCTTTATAAAAAACAATCATTACCGGGACTGTAACCATCAATAGCCCGATAAAGATCCCCAGTCCCGAGATCATAAAAGCGAACATATAGGGTTTGATGGCTAATTGTATTTCCCTGAAATTAAGCGTTGTATCAAAATACATAAAATAACTCCTGGTAACCCCGCCTGAGATAAGGCAAAGCCAAAATATCAATAATGCCACGTGAAATAAGTAGAACCCTTTTTTGATAATAGAGGCATATTTTTGAATTGCCGCAGAATACTTTTCCGATATAATAAAAAAGACACTTGACAGCAGGATGGTAGTATTAATTCCTATGGTAGTGCCCATTGCATGAGCTACTGTTATATGTGTACCATGCGTATAAAAATTGATAAAAGGTACAGAAATGCTGATTGCTAAAAGCAGGTTGAGTATTATCCAGAAATCCGAAGAGAAAAGGAACAGGTAAGTTATACTGTGTAAATGTTTTTGAGCTCTTGACAATGATCTTTTCCAGTTCCATATCAGTATGCCTAATATGATCAGTTCGGTCATGCTGATCAAGTAAGCAAAATGCCTGATCCATGATTCAGAGGGAAGAATATAGGTGTGATGCCCCCAGCCAAACATGAGGTTAACCAGGCCAAGAAAATAGAGAAAAAAGGGCAGTTTACCATTAATTAATTTTTCTTCATGATGGATTTTATGCATCACGTAAATAGCAGTGCCATATACCAGCATATTCCATGCGCCTATCATTGCCCCGTAGGCTTTCCATTGGACGGTGATATCCCTGATAATATTGTCTCTGAAATAAGGCACAAGCCACAGGTGTGCTTCCAGGAAGGTGAAAATGAAGAACAGGATCCCTGTCGCCCACATCCAGAGATATACCGGCCATTTTTTTACACCTCGTTTCAATGAGGTGTTAATAGTAAGCGTTTTAAAATAATTTATACAAAAAAGGACCCATCCTGCCAAAATAGGTATTGATAACAGGGGGTTAAATTCCAGGTATTCCCTGCCGCCAAAAAATCCTAATGAGTAGCTAATGAATATTATTATTCCACTTAACAAAAAGATCATAAAATGGATGAAGGCAAGTTTTGGAGAATAAAGTTCTGTATTTGTTACTTTAGTGATATAATGGTAAACTCCTCCTGAGGCGCATAGCACGATCCAGGTAATAACTAAGGTTACATGCATAGGCCGGGTTTTATAAAAAGGTAAATATTGCCCGGCTAAATCGGGATACACATACTGAAAACCAGCCATACATCCTATAAATACACCCATTATAAGCGTAATAAGAGCAAGAAAGATGAACAAATATGCTGCTTTATCTCCTTTCATTTTAATAATCATTAATTTGTAGTATCGCCTGTCTGCCGCCCGCCTGCCATTTTGCGGGCAGGCAGGCAGGGAATTTCAATATTTTGCCACAAAAACAGTAAGCAGCAGGCAATATTGTCAACTGTCAATTGCCAACTGTCAATTGATATGAGCCATACCAGGCCATATTTGCATCGCTCGCAGGAAATTTGCCTGTTTTATCAATATAAGCCAGGTAGGCAACAAGCGCATCTATTTCTTCACCGGTTAGACGGAAATCAGGCATGTTGAGCAAACCGTTTTTTAAAACAGCTTTTACATAATATTCTCCTTTTCCCTTGGCAGATATGGCATTTGTAAGGTCTGGCCCTATATATCCTCCTAATCCGTATATTTGATGACATGCAATGCAATTGTACTCTTGCCATACAAGTTTTCCTTTTACTGCTATATCAGTCATCTTTACCGCTGGACTTTTTGTGCCACGTGTATAGACAAGTAAAG comes from Cytophagales bacterium and encodes:
- a CDS encoding cbb3-type cytochrome c oxidase subunit I, which produces MIIKMKGDKAAYLFIFLALITLIMGVFIGCMAGFQYVYPDLAGQYLPFYKTRPMHVTLVITWIVLCASGGVYHYITKVTNTELYSPKLAFIHFMIFLLSGIIIFISYSLGFFGGREYLEFNPLLSIPILAGWVLFCINYFKTLTINTSLKRGVKKWPVYLWMWATGILFFIFTFLEAHLWLVPYFRDNIIRDITVQWKAYGAMIGAWNMLVYGTAIYVMHKIHHEEKLINGKLPFFLYFLGLVNLMFGWGHHTYILPSESWIRHFAYLISMTELIILGILIWNWKRSLSRAQKHLHSITYLFLFSSDFWIILNLLLAISISVPFINFYTHGTHITVAHAMGTTIGINTTILLSSVFFIISEKYSAAIQKYASIIKKGFYLFHVALLIFWLCLISGGVTRSYFMYFDTTLNFREIQLAIKPYMFAFMISGLGIFIGLLMVTVPVMIVFYKAILFKKKI
- a CDS encoding cytochrome c; protein product: MTNPPKKVIILSLLIILFIIYSLLVYTRGTKSPAVKMTDIAVKGKLVWQEYNCIACHQIYGLGGYIGPDLTNAISAKGKGEYYVKAVLKNGLLNMPDFRLTGEEIDALVAYLAYIDKTGKFPASDANMAWYGSYQLTVGN
- a CDS encoding cytochrome c; amino-acid sequence: MFKIPISVITVILLIGLHFKANAQDEGEQFFNTICIACHTIGDGKLLGPDLENVHKRHSEEWMIKFIRSSQMMIKEGDEKAVKLFNENNMIVMPDNAFTDEQIKSIIAYIKSKSGVEETAKGEETKTTTIIDQQKQAPSSVTASKTQIQTTDSKPVTISYETGEQLFDQNCTACHAIGKGTLVGPDLKGINSKHQEEWLLKFIKSSQTMIQSGDGEAMAVYKQFNEIVMPDQTLTNDEIRAILIYISNYKETASIETTEIKTKGLADPSLDEKKQGGSDLKAFLANPVIVIVLISILLVIIARLSYTLILLLRMLKR